Proteins co-encoded in one Candidatus Deferrimicrobiaceae bacterium genomic window:
- a CDS encoding metal ABC transporter substrate-binding protein, which yields IVGWIEETPGQEPSAGEMRDLIRTIRETKAAVVFAEPQYPQRLAAMVAREAGVPVRMLDPGSTGSAAMTAYEDVMRKNLQTLAEALGTR from the coding sequence ATCGTGGGATGGATCGAGGAAACGCCGGGACAGGAGCCGTCCGCCGGCGAGATGCGGGACCTCATCCGAACGATCCGGGAGACGAAAGCGGCCGTTGTCTTCGCGGAGCCCCAATACCCCCAGAGGCTCGCCGCGATGGTCGCCCGTGAGGCGGGGGTCCCCGTCCGCATGCTCGACCCGGGGTCTACGGGGTCCGCCGCCATGACGGCGTACGAGGACGTCATGCGGAAGAACCTGCAAACCCTCGCGGAGGCGTTGGGAACCCGATGA